Proteins from a genomic interval of Papaver somniferum cultivar HN1 chromosome 4, ASM357369v1, whole genome shotgun sequence:
- the LOC113274763 gene encoding AT-rich interactive domain-containing protein 1-like: MAEGGLILTNEFNEYFKIIHDLKQSGFLLDLGSVKEDSSSSSMKVISSYKSDDVENVRNDETIGIRCWFERNLSIYLKEMYEIEKVVRPLPVILGNGENVDFFRLFCVARKHGGYRNVTEMKVWGAVGKESGLWDGIDSCVKLVYMKYLVVLEKWVSKVCGENGIDGVVDLGEWNEKLCSVLVGLEEEFRGFVREERDDNKKGKVGSEIVVVKENGLELIAVGDDGTSGSGSGGGGGDKCVMDEDEDVVILDANAVDVDLFSRKRKKEDRFLEMLNWLMDIAKDPGGSSEEKLAEVSMYSDANECLKLQGLALSARKVRLHGFVSGESSLSQKKQKVCPSIYDDQVKGRLRCSERLHSRKGRKTSHLHSSSESAVNSRNGRVTNTGTESDVASNSETADPFDDRYHEKYVAIGTLHQAEIPEWVGEAYVGDPKWLGTQTWPLIDANQNSIVETESIGKGRKDSCGCQLPGSVHCVRFHIAEKRMKLKLEIGTLFYKWRFHSMGEDVALSWTREEEKRVKAMVRLNPPSLEKCFWDEAVKCFQTKTWKSLVGYYFNVFLLRCRSFQNRVTPDHIDSDDDDSDIESASNGSENQNAGRLPGPVHASNGSGLQEADRLPGSSYVRNGLGHQDAGRLPGSGYVSNSSGHQQVEGLPRLEYVNNGSGPGHQEVDRHPGSTSGAQSMLCVLNTEYIELD; encoded by the exons ATGGCAGAAGGTGGATTGATTTTAACTAATGAGTttaatgagtatttcaaaatcaTTCATGATCTTAAACAAAGTGGGTTTTTGTTAGATTTGGGTTCGGTTAAAGAAGAttcttcatcttctagcatgaaAGTAATTAGTAGCTATAAATCTGATGATGTCGAAAATGTTAGGAATGATGAGACTATTGGGATTCGATGTTGGTTTGAAAGGAATTTGTCGATATATCTGAAAGAAATGTATGAGATTGAGAAAGTTGTGAGACCTTTACCTGTTATACTAGGTAATGGTGAAAATGTCGAtttctttcgattgttttgtGTTGCTAGAAAGCATGGTGGGTACCGTAATGTGACTGAAATGAAAGTGTGGGGTGCAGTTGGGAAGGAGTCTGGGTTGTGGGATGGAATTGATTCGTGTGTTAAATTGGTTTATATGAAGTATTTGGTTGTGTTGGAGAAGTGGGTGTCGAAGGTTTGTGGCGAGAATGGGATTGATGGGGTGGTCGATTTGGGGGAGTGGAATGAGAAGCTGTGTTCGGTGTTGGTTGGGTTGGAGGAGGAGTTTAGAGGGTTTGTACGAGAAGAGAGGGATGATAATAAGAAGGGAAAGGTGGGTAGCGAGATTGTTGTCGTCAAAGAGAATGGGTTGGAATTGATTGCTGTTGGAGATGATGGTACTAgtggtagtggtagtggtggtggtggtggtgataagtGTGTTATggacgaagatgaagatgttgtgaTATTGGACGCCAATGCGGTTGATGTGGATTTGTTTAgtagaaagagaaagaaagaagatagATTTTTAGAAATGTTGAATTGGCTAATGGATATTGCTAAGGATCCTGGTGGTTCTTCGGAGGAGAAGTTAGCGGAAGTTTCTATGTACAGTGATGCTAACGAATGTTTGAAGTTACAGGGTTTGGCTCTGTCAGCTCGCAAAGTTCGGCTACATGGTTTTGTTAGTGGAGAAAGTTCACTTTCGCAG AAAAAGCAGAAAGTTTGTCCATCCATTTACGATGATCAAGTCAAAGGGAGGTTAAGATGCAGTGAAAGGCTTCATTCTCGTAAGGGTCGCAAAACCTCTCACTTGCACTCGTCTTCTGAGTCAGCTGTAAACTCCCGAAATGGCAGGGTTACAAATACAGGAACCGAGTCGGACGTGGCATCTAATTCTGAAACTGCAGATCCATTTGATGATCGTTATCATGAAAAGTATGTTGCCATTGGTACACTCCATCAAGCCGAAATACCAGAATGGGTTGGCGAGGCTTATGTTGGTGACCCTAAATGGTTGGGGACACAGACTTGGCCGTTGATAGATGCTAATCAAAATTCAATCGTCGAAACAGAATCAATCGGCAAGGGTAGAAAAGACTCATGTGGCTGCCAACTTCCAGGTTCTGTTCATTGTGTTAGATTTCATATCGCCGAGAAGAGGATGAAACTTAAGCTTGAAATAGGGACATTGTTTTACAAATGGAGATTCCATTCTATGGGAGAAGATGTAGCACTCTCAtggacaagagaagaagaaaagagggtCAAGGCAATGGTGAGGTTGAACCCCCCATCATTGGAGAAATGTTTTTGGGACGAGGCAGTGAAATGTTTTCAGACCAAAACTTGGAAAAGTTTGGTGGGTTATTACTTCAATGTGTTTTTATTACGTTGTCGATCGTTCCAAAACCGGGTGACTCCTGATCACattgatagtgatgatgatgattctgataTTGAGTCTGCAAGTAATGGTTCTGAGAATCAAAATGCTGGTAGGCTTCCAGGTCCTGTGCATGCAAGTAACGGTTCTGGGCTTCAAGAAGCTGATAGGCTTCCAGGTTCCAGTTATGTCAGGAATGGCCTCGGGCATCAAGATGCTGGTAGGCTTCCAGGTTCTGGGTACGTAAGTAATAGTTCTGGGCATCAACAGGTTGAAGGGCTTCCACGTTTGGAGTACGTTAACAATGGTTCTGGCCCTGGGCATCAAGAAGTTGATAGGCATCCAGGTTCCACTTCTGGTGCCCAATCTATGCTGTGTGTGCTGAACACTGAATATATCGAATTGGATTAG
- the LOC113274764 gene encoding ubiquitin-conjugating enzyme E2-23 kDa-like, giving the protein MSSPSKRREMDLMKLMMSDYKVEMINDGMQEFYVDFTGPTDSPYHGGVWRIRVELPDAYPYKSPSIGFINKIYHPNVDEMSGSVCLDVINQTWSPMFDLVNVFEVFLPQLLLYPNPSDPLNGEAAALMMRDKAAYEQRVKEYCEKYAKPEDVGNNADEKSSDEEDEASDNDYDSSDEGMAGHADP; this is encoded by the exons ATGTCTTCTCCAAGCAAACGCAGAGAGATGGACTTGATGAAGCT GATGATGAGTGATTATAAGGTTGAGATGATCAATGATGGCATGCAAGAGTTTTATGTGGATTTCACTGGACCAACTGATA GTCCTTACCATGGAGGTGTGTGGAGAATAAGAGTAGAGTTGCCAGATGCTTATCCATATAAATCTCCATCAATTGGTTTTATTAATAAGATCTATCACCCAAATGTTGATGAAAT GTCTGGTTCGGTTTGTTTGGATGTTATTAATCAGACCTGGAGTCCAATGTTTG ATCTTGTAAATGTTTTCGAGGTATTTCTACCGCAACTTCTTTTGTATCCCAACCCATCGGACCCATTGAATGGAGAGGCTGCGGCTCTAATGATGCGTGATAAAGCTGCTTATGAGCAAAGGGTTAAAG AATACTGTGAAAAATATGCGAAACCTGAGGATGTTGGGAATAACGCGGATGAGAAATCAAGTGACGAAGAAGATGAGGCAAGTGACAACGATTATGACTCTAGCGACGAGGGAATGGCGGGTCATGCAGATCCTTAA